The window CGCGTGTCAGATTTGCAACCAGACTTATAAAGGCGATAATTTTCCGATAAAGGGCAAGCGTTTTCCCGCACCGGCGATTACAGCTGTGACCACTGATCCAGAGATTGATGCATTGCAGGGCTTGATATCACCGGATCCCCTCCTGGCCCTCCTGATCGATTATAAATTGGCTACTTATGTCAAGCATCACCAGGCTGAGCAAGCTTTATTGCTCAATCCTTACCTGGACGATCCGAAGGCGTTTATCGCTTACGAAGCGGATGATATTATACGCGAAGTTTCGATCGTTGCTAAGAACCGGAAGGCCAAACCTTATATCAAAGCGATGGAAGACCATTACGGTATCAATCGCCTGGAGCTGCGCAATCTCCGCTATAAAATTTTTAAGGCGTTCCGGCTGTTTAAGAAAAATTTAGCGAAGACGACCG is drawn from Mucilaginibacter ginsenosidivorax and contains these coding sequences:
- a CDS encoding HNH endonuclease family protein; translated protein: MIQLFYLRNTTVIHERYRGEKKKKKDKALLTARRLFLQDPKKPVTFSEAYWKGAKVQLKAETHRKCAYCEADTATVAHGDVEHYRPKSIYWWLAYTYDNYLFACQICNQTYKGDNFPIKGKRFPAPAITAVTTDPEIDALQGLISPDPLLALLIDYKLATYVKHHQAEQALLLNPYLDDPKAFIAYEADDIIREVSIVAKNRKAKPYIKAMEDHYGINRLELRNLRYKIFKAFRLFKKNLAKTTDPAEIKEIQEQIDEMLAPDYMFAGMNRYFNDKV